The Astyanax mexicanus isolate ESR-SI-001 chromosome 6, AstMex3_surface, whole genome shotgun sequence region ggaaaattccgttgtgttgtgactcacttccgttgtgttgtggttgtatttgcagcgcgtttttctttttgcagcgcgtttttctatttgctgcgcctgtgttgtaattttgatggatgtgttttgtgcttttgcagcgcttttcaatttgcacggcgctgggctttctcggccaccgtacaggactgaaagtaacagaaaatagtttttaatcataaaatgagcaaaaacatgaaaaatagctaaatggcagcaaCGCTAACCCGTGTTCTGAAGTAAAATCCAGTGTCATTGTGTGAGTATCTCCGCAGCTGTGTAGATACGAGGTCGGCGCGTGATATGAACGCATGGGCttgtaaacattgttttaaatcattgattcactcagtTAGTCGATTCAACCCAAGAAACACCAAACAGATCACTTGATTATTTCAtgaaatatcagcagattttttCACGTCTCctagcttttaaatgccttattttctggcttttctttttttttcacaggtaAAGCTAGTTTTGAACAATTTCTTTTTCATCTgtagtttttgtaaaaaaaaaaaaatctaagattttttttttaaaggccatAGTCGCCCAGCGCTAGATTAGACATTTACCTGCTGAGCACCTAAAGCCCAATGAGGCGCAAGATGGATGAGCATCAAATCTGACCAGCATCCTCTGCATTAAAAGCTAGTGTATGGAAGCACTTCAGCTTCTATGAAGATAAAGGACAAAAGGATGTTTATAAGAGAGACTTAATACACTGCACAGGTTTTAATCCACAGATGAAACCAATAAATTGTTAGGTCATAATATTAAGTATAGAGAAATAAAGACTATGTTCATGAAGCGAAACACGCAAGCTCATTGGTCCAGAACAGCGGTATTTTCAAATTTAGCCATTTTTACAGTGACTTTTGTCACTTAATAGTATTTCAGATATCTGGGTCTGAGCGTCCTTTAAACAAACCTAAAGACCACAGTGGCATGAAAAACTCCATCAGATCAAATAGGAGAAACCTTGAGAGAAACCCAAGAAACTAAGTCTCAACCGGACGATATGTTCCCTGTTTGAGACTTTTTGAGTCTAAACTTTATTGATGATGCAGTTTATGATGGTAAAAGCTTGATAAATGTCTTCTAAACTCTGCAAAGACATTCCTTCAGTCAATTTACAGAGAAATTCATTCAGTCCAATCAGGAGGAACTTGCTGCCAACCCAACACAAAACATACTGCCAACCCAACAAAGAACTTCCTCAGGGGGTGAAGTGGAAAGTTTCAGAGCGGCCAAGTTCCTCACCCGACCTTAACCCAATTAAACATGCGCCGCACGTCCTGAAGAGGAGGCTGCAGGGAAATTTCTAGAacgcatttaaatgtaaatatcagGAAACAATAGCTGAAATTCCATTCGGCGTCTTCTGTCTTTACTTTGATCTTAAACACAAACGTCTTTTAGTCTTCAGCAGATTCAAAACCATCAGCCTCGCTGTTCTCATACTTTTATAAACGGCTGTGTGACCATAAACATAAATAGGTTTAAATTGTCCAGcctggtgtcaatcgattaaaaaattaaaaagatttaatcaGATTATTCACGACAGTatactgtgattaactgtgattaattgcacttgttcttcttaaaagGAGAACTCTTAGTTCTTACTTacttaaaattgacttttagtttagtaaaacatgataaagagttgTAGCTCTCCcctgctctcctacagctttctgagatccggTAATTGtgtactttttgcccagcactctttaaaaCAGTCGCTTTGGGGCATGTTTTTGCCCTGATTAATCTTTTTTTACACGTAattcagactcaaagtagctccacacctccttgctagaatctggagagacctgacatttaaaacaaggcattaagaacttaaAAACTGTAgaggaagcttattaaaaaacactgtttttaagccATAGCGCAGGTAAATCTCCAGGCACCGCCGTTACTGTACTGACAATGAGAGacgtatgtgtatgtatgtatgtatgtatgtatatatatgtgtgtgtgtgtgtgtgtatatgtataattaattatcacaactctaccaatttatatatttttacacagtttGGTTTGTAACAAGCagtagagatgtagtaatgatcctggatgctgtcacacattacaaataccagCTTTCATgataaaatacttaaatacttttgtattatgctctttgtTTTATGCTCTCAggcatatggtatggcatattaataatagagtgtataaatgaattaatttcatataattatatacataaatactATTCATCTTGTGAATGAGGTAATTAGGGctgcaaaacaatttttttagattaatttattttaatttggataaaaaggaaatatatttatttatgtaataatttatttcctacatatttaatatatttaaccaaatattgttCAGATTTAAAAGATTTTAGAGGTCTAATGCTGTAATTGTGTAAGGGGAGCGCCACACAGATCATACGTTAACTGTATGTagtttgtatgtttaaatattttttaaccttAACCGTCCTAATTTTGGTACCGTGACaacactgttctttttttttttttttgctgtgtgaatttaccacaaaaaaatcttaaatataacTGTACTTTATCTGCCTCTACTAATGCGTTGATCCTGTAACAGCATAGTAATGCAGTTACAATTACCTTTTTGAAAGCAAAGAACTTTACATTTATTTGGAAGTTTTAGACTGAAATGCaaacaatttaaattaatttaataattagaaaACATAATCTGCAAAATTTCAATTAGCAAAATGACTGTGGTCTTAAACATAAATTGCACAgtaaatcaataatgtaattattgtgacaggcccacTGTGGTCACTTTTAGTGGTTCCTAGTAAAGAGTATAGCTTGGGGGCATTTGTAAGTGGAGACTGGACACTGTTTAAAGCAGGAAACACTATAAACAAAGTGATTAAAGGGCCATAAAAAGCTCCCCCAGCAGTCTGAGAGCTGTACCGTCCGTCAGCGAGCCGTCAGCTGTGTGGGAAAACCTGCAGGGTCTCAGCAGCTCTAAACAGCCGGGGGTCTCAACTCACACTACtgacacaatatacacacatacagttgagtgctgggcaatatgggaaaaatcatgtATCACGATATGCAATATTTTActataacgatatatatcatgatataccacatttcagttattctttgaaaaatatggcaaaatatcattgcttactttttttccaactttatttcaaagtcacattaaacccaacttttacaaatgagaattactacattttagtgcagcaatatatatatacatatatatatatatatatatatgtgtatatatatatatgtatcaaatgaaagcAGATGATTTAGATGCAGTATCTCATTTTTTCTAAAtaatacaggtatttaaattgagttatgaAAAAAacctcaattaacattttttaaagtgtccgtcaaataacgtaaagcagcgtcacataggggtgggcaatattatatcgtatacaatatatcgtgacagaaatatcatgatattaaaaatccatattgtgataacagggctgttctgtcttaaaagtagtctattatttactgtgaagctttaggtgtatttattgtataattgttttagtttgcagtttatatgcatgcactaaatattctgcaatattatttgctgcattatattattttatgctatattatttattttgccacattatgattattctgttatgctattatactatattcctgaaatgaatgaattattttagttttcctatatcggcaagtatatcgttatcgcaaaaataccctgaaatatcgtgatattattttagagccatatcgcccacccctagcgtcACATCACAAAAAAACCACATTATTAAGCTTTTTTTGgtaaagattactttattattagttatataaactgagtttatgcaaagtgaccacaccaatacatttcatcatagcctacttttatatatttgcatgaataattgatgaaatgactgtagaaacgatagagatgATCatatcatatcgcacagcactactgcAGTGTGTTCATTTAAAGAACCACTAAAAGTGAAATCATattttttgaaatgtgttccttttaaagtaataaaacataccagtcctgcttaactAAAGAAATTATAAATCTTTCCTAACCTTTATAAAACGCTTTTACTATGGTAATTTCCGCCTCGGCAGCTCCTCTCATGGTCAGCTGTGCTATAGATGAGGATAtgcacaatatgcagatcagtcaataatcaataataccccCACCTGCTTACATCCAACCATCTGTCTCTCACCGCTCTCAGAGGCACactgcagctgcagctcagccaatcagcgcttcctcctgccccgcccctaaacccatacatcatacatcacctagtgcccCTCACAAACTACTTCTCCTATTAAGTGCTTGAGTGATTTGTAAAAATGTCAGATCAGCTCCATACACAACAATGTGgaaaatgttctttatttattattttttttttacagatctcTCTGAGAAGAAGAGTGATTTGCGAGTGTGCGACCCCTCCACATGTCGCTACGGAGGAATCTGCCGGGATACAGGTGCAGATCCtaagtgtgtgtgtcagtttcaGGTGAGTTCATATTTCATATCCTCATGTCTAACGTGTATTAAATTGTAGTGCATCGGATGCATTGTATTTAGCAATTgcaaacgtgaaaaaaaaaatcagttaaatgTGGAAGCAGAGGATTGTTTGGTGTAAATTActcagattttttattatttgtgcttTTAGTCATTTATTATAGTATTTCCCTCAGGTCACAAACCaaacttttttgatatttcaccatactgtaccatatttactatttttctgcatttatttacttactatttGTATAGTGTTGCAAGTAATGTGACATGTAACAAGTACAgtagtttaaacagactgtgtttgtctgtttttgttgcttagatgaagatcagaacacatttaatcaccaatttatgcagaaatccaagtataatccaagtataagggttcacatactttttcctgcaactgtatatttgtttgtttatattcctactatatttttattctcgttgtaaacttactaaaaccgttttttcttttattttagtcaCTATTTATGTCTTGGGTGCttttatgtttaaatgtaaagtaTACCATAAAATTTGAGTTGgtttaaacttttttgttttgtttttcccacAGTGCCATAAGAACTATATACCTGTGTGTGGGTCTAACGGGGACACCTATCAGAACGAGTGCTACCTGAGACAAGCAGCCTGCACCCAGCAGCGCTCCATCACCAGAGCCTCTGATGGACCCTGCTATCCAGGTGAGTCCACCTGTCCTCAGTCTTTCATTTTCAGCAGGAAAGGTTAACAATCAAGTTACGTGCCCTCACAACTTCAGACATGGAAAATTTCTTATTtcactgccttgccatgagcacattggtcaGTTTTTAGCTCTCTCATATCATAACACCTCACATTTGAtttaaaacactacacactggtatcccatgactttttgcatgGGATACGTCTACGTTTTAAAAAATGGCTGAGGTGGAAGTCGCTTCTCTAGAGTTGGGTATTAGTTAAGGATTAGTTAAGGGTGTAAGGAAGGCAGTTTGTGgcgatgcagtaaaaaaaaatgtatttaattttattattattattattattattattattattttagaaacaacaatgatttccattgaaaaatacactttttttttaccaataaaaaATGTCACAAcaaaaattctgtgattaatcataagtacggtaagatttttttttttaatgctggtatttctctgtatatttgtaaaaaataatacatttgtagTAAATAATAGTGTAAATAAGAGTGCGAGTGCAGCAGAGTCTATAGTGAACCATATCAGTGATTTAGATCTTTTTCCACCTGATTCTGATCCTTTAAAATTACATGATTGGCCACAATTTTCGATCACATGATCAAATTTGGCACATCCTATTGGGTATTTTGATCCCAAAAAGTTAGAAGAACCTGTCAGTACTGTCAGGAACATGCAGGTACATTtctgtgtatttattaaatagcTAATATCTGAGATTTAATGGAGATGGATGTGAATTTTATCATTTTTCCCTCAACAACTTTGTGTGATGCACAGTGTAATGTGCTGAAACTGAAGCAGAGTATGATTTGATGCAGTGGAGCAGCAGTAATGCAGCTCACGGCCACAAACATGGAGTTACTGTAGTGTCATTTCACATTCATGTCTTTTCTAGACTACTGTggttcagaatatatatatatatatacatatatatatacagctctgcaataAAAatacatctggaatataatcaagagaaagatggatgatcacaaaccatcaaaccaccaaactgaactgcttgaatttttgcaccaggagtaaagcagcataaagttatccaaaagcagtgtgtaagactggtggaggagaacatgatgacaagatgcatgaaattaaaactgtgattaaaaaccaaccagggttattccaccaaatactgattatttcagaactcttaaaactttatgaatatgaacttgtttttttctttgaattatttgatgtctgaaagctctgcatcttttctgttattttctgtaatatatatattttatatttataaacctataaatagcaaaatcagagaaactgattcagaaactgaagtgggatctattctgttctttattttatattttattcttattttattttatttttcttataataCATGTGATGCATGATGGCGAAACTGCTGATCATTaaatccttttctctctttttctctctcttgttttcagACAGCAGCTCGGGGTCTGGAGATGAAGGTACAGAAAAAACTCCAGCTCTCTTGTTGATTTAATTCCCTGTAATCATAAATGCTGTTTATCCTCTTCAGGATTTAGTGGAAATAGTCTTAGTCATAACTAACCTTTATCAGCTGTGACGTAAAAAGGCTAGTTGTGATAGTAAAAGGCTGAGCGTCTCTCAGTGTGTTTTTCGTGGAGCACCGGCTGCTGAGAGCTGCTTTCCAGAGCTGCTATTAGAGAAAATTACAGGGGACTGATTTTTCACTGAAGTGGgttttatttatagattttaaaatgttacatttttcctTTAGCtccgttttttttaataatgtctgTTATGTTCCAATATCTTTACTACAGgttattctttatatatatataaggagtcAACCCTTcgagtttaatatatataaatatatataataaacagatATACACTCGCATGTAGAGAAAAGGCTGCGTCACAAATCCATTCCTTGTGTTATATGTagtgtatatattatatgtgtATGATGGTGATGGAAATACTAGTGTCTCAAAACATTATTTacagaatatcatttaaaaaaattacttttagttcagtaattcatatgaaaatgtgaaactcatatattgtatagatgtattaaaacacaGAGTGATTATTTTATGCGTTCATTTtttatgaaaacccaaaaatcagtgtctcggaaaattagaatattatataagaccaattaaggTATTtttgttggcagtgtgggcagtgtgccaagtcctgctggaaaatgaaatccatccagcatctccataaaagttgttatcagcagagggaagcatggactgcagctgtaattgcagtaaaaAGAGGCTTTACTAAGTATTGATTACACatgcatcatttttgttccatttcacaattatttgctattttgtgttggtctatctcttaaaatctctataaaatactaTTAAATTTGTGGCTGTTGGGTAAAAGTCTGTATGAATATGTTTGTAAGCCACTGTACTGCatattgtatttaatgtaaattatatgTGTATTTTGTGTAGTTCTGCGTAGCTGAATGTGTGATTTAATAATGTATCTTATAGATGACGAGGGATCAGGAACAGACTCAGGAAAGAAGTTGAGTAAATGCAGTAACTGCAAATACGGCGCTGAGTGTGACGAGGATGCAGAGGACGAGGACTCGTGAGTACCTGATATATTCATCTGTACTGATTAACTGttaaatatactgttttatttctgtttttaattagGGATGTGCCAGATCTGATCACATAATTTTCGTAAAAAAGTATCGGAATCGGgtggaaaatatattatatattatattatatattatatattattattaataatatattaataataatataacatacgataatatacaatatatgcagCCATTAAAGCTCCaatttaaactcagtaactctgAAACTTACTATAAAAAAGcctcaaaactaccctgagaaatgattataatacaatataataaatctGCCCTTATTACTCTCTCCCTCCCAAATATACGAACTACCGGGATTTAAGAAAAATAATcatgatcttaattatgattaatcacagaattgttgttaAAAATAGTTGCATATTTGAATGGAAATCATTTATATGTATACTTAGTACTTATTTAGTTAATTTTGTCCTAAAAATTGGCTGTTTTGATATTATTGTTTCAGTTATAATTAAAAATTAAGGGATAACTTggatgtgtttctttttttttcttttttttttctttttactgcattgccaaatttctttctctctctctctctctctctctctctctctctctctctttctctctcttctctctctctctctctctctctctctctctctctctttctctctctctttctctctttctctctttctctctttctctctttctctctctctttctctctctctctttctctctctctctctttctctctctttcactctctctctctttcgctctctttctctctctctttctctctctctctctctctttctctctctctccaacaatCCCCATTTTTTTCCAGCAGAGGGAGCCAGAGTGCTGCCTGACTTTAATGACAGATTTATTGTGTGTCTATCCAATAGTTTAGTGCATTAAATTCACATGTATTTAGCTGTCAAATGACAATTAAAGGGATTTTAGATATTTCTATTTTCCCTGCATTGCATAGGTAATGAAATAATTGTTATTCAAAGCTATTATCCAAAATCTTCTGTGAAATTGTGCTAATATTATAAGAAAGTATCTATTTTATGAGTCTGAACGTTTAAGGTCTAGGCATAAGTTAGCAGTGGAACAGTGAAGACTGGTTtctcatatatttattattgtcaatttttaaatataatttttttttaagttttcttttcaTGTTATGTATACTGCAGGTGCTCGTGTAAGATTGACTGCAGTGGGCATAATGAAAACCCAGTGTGTGGAACAGACGGAAACTCCTATAATAACCCGTGTCTGGTGCGGGAAGCTTCCTGTTTAAAGCAGGAGCAGATAGATGTTAAACATCTGGGACGGTGCCCAGGTGAGATCAGATTTCAGTATCAGATattgtgtttgagtgtttgaaTGTTCACTCACTATCAATTATTTATAATGCTCAAACATAAATTGAATAAGCAAAGATTTTCTGTTCTTTTACTCTATAAAAGACTACCTCGGCTGGGTTTGAGCCAGAGGATTGAATTGTTATtgttgttaaaataataaatttcaaCAGTAAATTTAGGCTATTTtaacaattttgttttttttgtttcagataaAGACAAAGGGAGGAAGCTTGATGATGGACTCTCCTACAAGCCAGACTTTTTTGGTAAATATAGAAATTAGAATTGGAAAAAATAGAATTTCAGCAGGTGTATAACTCCATTAAATAGACATGCACCAAAATCAAAAATGTtggccaaaaaacaaaaaaatattttaacaggtTTTCGTTCAGTTTGCCacctttttttttcaacattgggtaaaaaggaaaaagtaattacaaaattacaatctctgaactttttttaaagcaacataaacaatacataataaaataattagtagtgcaactttctttctttgtttctatcttttttttggtgaaaaaaacgAATGCTAAGACCGATTCAGTATTCTAGCCATGTACAGTTTGCTAAAGACTGaataattttatatttgttgtatatatttatttcaatatttctgTTTTACCTGTCTCTGATCctttgtaaactttttttaatttgaaacaTTTTGCTTttctatttatatctatatttttatgttttataatgaCTGCACATGTTTTATTGCCTGTATTAGTACATGATATTAATTGGTTAGGATATTAATCTTTTTATGTCCATAATTTAGTCTGCATAaaaagtgctgtataaataaagattattgttatttttatgaatattataaatataatttcagtTGCCAAATGTTCAGGGCATCCCTAACCATAAGCCACTAATAATGTAGatgctaaaattaaatatgagtgtatatataaagtgtttttgtaaatatttcagACACTGTGGAGCCGGGAGATGGGAAAGGGTACGGTTGGATGCCGGTTCCCTGCACAGATGACTACGT contains the following coding sequences:
- the tmeff1b gene encoding tomoregulin-1b; protein product: MMLGFRLVRIGSLQCHHHLHCTVFCILTIATVLGVQSSYPQSSECVPGKGKGCPDLSEKKSDLRVCDPSTCRYGGICRDTGADPKCVCQFQCHKNYIPVCGSNGDTYQNECYLRQAACTQQRSITRASDGPCYPDSSSGSGDEDDEGSGTDSGKKLSKCSNCKYGAECDEDAEDEDSCSCKIDCSGHNENPVCGTDGNSYNNPCLVREASCLKQEQIDVKHLGRCPDKDKGRKLDDGLSYKPDFFDTVEPGDGKGYGWMPVPCTDDYVNFCVHGQCELKYGIASCRCDSGYTGPQCEEVADFNILYVVPSGQKLHYVLIAAIIGAVQIAIIVAVVMCITRKCPKNNRGRRQKQNMGHFSSDTSSRMM